Genomic segment of Candidatus Obscuribacterales bacterium:
CAGCGGATAGCCAATCAAGACAATGGTCAGAATCCCGAAAATAATTTCGTATAGCCACACATTGAAGTGGAAGTTAATCGATTCCCTAGCGTTGTCTTTGACGACAGGGTCATTCGAGATCAGCAAGACGGCGATCGGCAACCCAACGGACAAAAACAGTGAGCTGAGGAAAATGGCACCGTGACTAACGATCGACAGGGCCTTGCGTTTATCGCTATCGTAGTATCCGGGGGTTTGTGTAGGATCCATGGGCGTCTCCCAAAATATTGACATGTAGTTCTAGCTTACGAAAGGCGATCGCGTTTTGACCAACCTCCAGAGGATGATTAAGTGATCCTGCGCCGCCTCTGCCATCAGAGAGGGCGATCGCACCCATTGTTAGATTAGCGCTACAGATTAGCGCTGCTGAATTGTGAGAGCGTCTCGCTCACAATTCATTGAGCATCGAAGCGTTGTTGCATGAAGAGAGGTCGCGGCAGGGTAAAGCCATGGTAGATTTCAGTTACCACACCTAAAGCTGACATGAAGCCTCAATACCGCATCCGCAACTGGTCTGAGTATAATGCTGAATTGAAACAGAGAGGCAGCCTCATCTTCTGGATTGACACATCGGTCTTAGGGCAGTGGGTCGTGGAGGATTGGAGTGGTAAACCAGGTGCCTCCATCCTCTATAGCGACTCGCAGTTCTGATGATGGAGCCCCTCAAAGTCATCTATGGGAAAGTTGAGGCTTAAGGCGTTGCTGAATACAAGTATGAATTCCTAAATCCGCCCTCTCCTTAGGGACAAGAGTTCCAGCTCCTTTCTCTCTGGGAAAAAGGGTTGGGGATGAGGGCAAATCATCTATCGATTCAGCAATGCCAGGCTTAATGATGAGATGGCAAAAGAAAAGCCTGGTACTTTTTTATTCATGTAACAAAGCCATTAAACGATGCAAAAGCTCACTATTACTCGACCCGATGACTGGCACCTTCATCTGCGCGATGGCGCAGAACTGAGAGCGGTTCTACCACATACGGTACGTCAGTTTGCCCGTGCCATCATCATGCCGAATTTGAAGCCCCCAGTACGCTCGGTGGCCGATGCTGCAGCCTACCGCGATCGCATCATCGCGGCAATTCCGGCTGGTCAGCAGTTCGAGCCACTGATGACACTCTATCTCACAGACAACACTAGTCCTGAAGAGATTATCGCAGCCAAGACATCCCAGTTTATCAAAGCGGTGAAGTACTACCCAGCCGGTGCAACCACCAACTCAGACCTCGGTGTAACGGATATTCGTCGGTGCGATCGCGTCCTGGAAGCAATGCAGCAAGTAGACATGCCGCTATTACTCCACGGAGAGGTGACAGACGGTGATATTGATATCTTTGACCGCGAGAAGGTGTTCATTGAAAAATACTTGATCCCACTCGTATCGCAATTTCCCAACCTGCGCGTGGTGCTCGAGCACATTACCACCTCAGATGCGGTGAAATTTGTCCTATCTGTCAACAATGTTGCTGCAACAATTACACCCCAACATTTATTGTTTAGTCGAAACATTCTCTTCAAAGGCGGTATTCACCCCCATTTTTATTGCCTGCCAATTTTGAAGCGCGAGGAGCATCGTTTGGCACTTTTGCAAGCGGCAACGTCGGGCAATTCCAAGTTTTTTCTGGGTACCGATAGTGCCCCTCATGCTCGCCACAGCAAGGAAAGCTTCTGTGGCTGTGCAGGTTGCTATTCGGCTTTACACGCCATGGAATTATACGCAGAAGCTTTTGAGAGTGCAAATGCACTGGATAAACTTGAAGCTTTCTCCAGCTTCTATGGACCAGATTTTTATCACCTCCCCCGTAATACAGAACACATCACGCTGACCAAAACGACTTGG
This window contains:
- the pyrC gene encoding dihydroorotase, whose product is MQKLTITRPDDWHLHLRDGAELRAVLPHTVRQFARAIIMPNLKPPVRSVADAAAYRDRIIAAIPAGQQFEPLMTLYLTDNTSPEEIIAAKTSQFIKAVKYYPAGATTNSDLGVTDIRRCDRVLEAMQQVDMPLLLHGEVTDGDIDIFDREKVFIEKYLIPLVSQFPNLRVVLEHITTSDAVKFVLSVNNVAATITPQHLLFSRNILFKGGIHPHFYCLPILKREEHRLALLQAATSGNSKFFLGTDSAPHARHSKESFCGCAGCYSALHAMELYAEAFESANALDKLEAFSSFYGPDFYHLPRNTEHITLTKTTWRIPDEVPFPKSGLVPLRAGEEITWQMV
- a CDS encoding DUF4870 domain-containing protein codes for the protein MDPTQTPGYYDSDKRKALSIVSHGAIFLSSLFLSVGLPIAVLLISNDPVVKDNARESINFHFNVWLYEIIFGILTIVLIGYPLLAILFVVHWIMPIIGIFKILKDSDQPYRYPFIFRLLG